A genome region from Labilibaculum antarcticum includes the following:
- a CDS encoding glycoside hydrolase family 28 protein, protein MKKGKLNLLNGKRIASRLSFVLVLLGLFTVQAFSKNYNVIDFGAKADGITKDTKAVQSAINACTENGGGTVLIPGGKTVVIGTIYLKDFVTLHVENGAVLLGSPDISDYANDTHKNMYKNEPHMDKCLIFAKDVKSFAIEGYGTIDGNGHQKFFNGKTGRPMMMRFLNCSDIHMNNITLVNPAAWTSAWLYCNEISINGIRIHSRSNNNGDGLDFDGCTNVRVSNCSFDNSDDSICLQSSSKDKPCKDVVISNCIFETKWGGMRIGLMSQGDFESVTVTNCTFKNIQDSGLKIQMNEGGAMKNMTFSNLVMKNVPRPIFMTFCQQRAGDNTPEEMFPMKEMKNFTFQNIIVDNTELDKNSAFLFSGLLGHNIENIILKDIQFFVSGGGTKEDATKTDLNEYTLETLKGWWPEFSLVGTLPASGVYMRHMENVFIENFHLTVVGDDARKPIILNDVTNGNVEKFYLNGKKINYKN, encoded by the coding sequence ATGAAAAAGGGAAAATTAAATCTTCTGAATGGTAAGAGAATTGCAAGTCGCCTAAGTTTTGTGCTTGTATTGTTAGGCCTGTTTACAGTACAAGCTTTCTCAAAAAATTACAATGTTATTGATTTTGGTGCCAAAGCGGATGGTATTACTAAAGATACCAAAGCAGTGCAGTCGGCAATTAATGCTTGCACTGAAAATGGAGGCGGAACTGTTCTTATTCCTGGTGGGAAAACTGTTGTGATAGGAACGATTTACTTGAAGGATTTTGTCACACTGCATGTTGAAAATGGTGCGGTATTATTGGGCAGTCCTGATATTTCCGACTACGCGAATGATACCCACAAAAACATGTATAAGAATGAGCCACATATGGATAAGTGCCTTATTTTCGCGAAGGATGTTAAGTCGTTTGCCATTGAAGGTTATGGTACAATTGACGGAAATGGTCATCAGAAATTTTTTAATGGAAAGACAGGGCGTCCAATGATGATGCGCTTTTTGAACTGTTCCGATATTCATATGAATAACATTACACTTGTTAATCCGGCCGCCTGGACATCAGCTTGGTTGTATTGTAATGAAATAAGTATAAATGGGATTCGTATTCATAGTCGTTCGAATAATAATGGCGATGGTCTCGATTTTGATGGTTGTACCAATGTGCGAGTAAGTAATTGTTCGTTTGATAATAGCGATGATTCTATTTGTTTGCAATCATCATCGAAAGACAAACCTTGTAAAGATGTAGTGATTTCAAATTGTATTTTCGAGACCAAATGGGGCGGTATGCGAATCGGATTAATGTCGCAAGGAGATTTTGAGTCTGTAACTGTTACCAATTGCACCTTTAAAAATATTCAAGATTCAGGCTTGAAAATTCAAATGAATGAAGGTGGAGCCATGAAAAATATGACTTTCTCGAATTTGGTGATGAAAAATGTACCGCGCCCAATTTTTATGACTTTCTGCCAGCAACGTGCGGGTGACAATACGCCTGAAGAAATGTTTCCAATGAAAGAAATGAAGAATTTCACATTTCAAAATATCATTGTAGACAATACAGAATTGGATAAGAATTCAGCATTTCTATTCTCTGGATTACTAGGTCATAATATCGAGAACATCATTCTTAAGGACATACAGTTTTTTGTTTCTGGTGGCGGAACCAAAGAAGATGCAACGAAAACTGATTTGAATGAATACACATTAGAAACTCTAAAAGGATGGTGGCCTGAATTTAGTCTCGTTGGCACTTTGCCAGCATCGGGTGTTTACATGCGACATATGGAAAATGTATTTATCGAAAATTTTCATTTAACCGTTGTTGGTGACGATGCTCGTAAGCCAATCATACTGAATGATGTGACCAATGGCAATGTGGAGAAGTTTTATTTGAATGGGAAGAAGATAAATTATAAGAACTAA
- a CDS encoding glycoside hydrolase family 28 protein: MFKNKLQGFSIVGVVLIVLLIGCTKKTVWDIRDFGAVNDNTTINTSFIQNAIDECSKAGGGIVLISDGKYISGTILLKDNVNLKIAEGAQLLGSANPKDYQTIDPFTDAVGQQRGKCLVGALNAKNIAISGKGIIDGRGHLFKTAELAKTMKKMGVDKSRLKEFANNRPFLVRFVKSSRITVTEIFLRQSAAWTLHLFQCEQIKIDGIDIYNHAHKNNDGIDMDSSKDAVITNCNIDTGDDAICFKTTSPIATENITVSDCRLKSDWGTIKFGTESMGDFRNITIKNCYIHETRGGGIKILSVDGSNISNIRIDSIQMEKVDMPIFIRLGERLRTYRDAPKQKVGSITDVFISNVDATTWNLEESRVSPPSGILMTGTANHKIGTVKLENIHIHLPGGGLKEHSQVIVPEAETKYPEFSFFGVLPSYGIMGRHIQSLQAKNLQINIETKDFRKPVLMEDVVNQDVENVKINGEKYQIQ; encoded by the coding sequence ATGTTCAAAAATAAATTGCAAGGCTTTAGTATTGTGGGAGTTGTTTTGATTGTGTTGTTGATAGGATGCACAAAAAAAACGGTTTGGGATATCCGCGATTTTGGCGCTGTTAATGATAATACAACGATTAACACCTCTTTTATTCAGAATGCCATTGACGAATGCAGTAAAGCTGGCGGAGGTATAGTTTTGATTAGTGATGGAAAGTATATTTCAGGAACCATTCTTCTGAAGGATAATGTCAACTTGAAAATTGCAGAAGGGGCTCAACTGTTAGGGAGTGCAAATCCAAAGGATTATCAAACCATTGATCCTTTTACCGATGCAGTAGGACAACAACGAGGGAAATGTTTGGTTGGTGCTTTAAACGCCAAGAATATTGCAATTAGCGGCAAGGGAATTATTGATGGTAGAGGTCATCTTTTCAAGACTGCTGAGTTGGCTAAAACAATGAAAAAAATGGGTGTAGACAAAAGCAGATTGAAGGAGTTTGCAAATAATCGTCCCTTTTTGGTTCGTTTTGTTAAATCTTCACGAATTACGGTTACTGAGATTTTCTTAAGACAATCAGCAGCCTGGACTCTTCATTTATTTCAATGCGAGCAAATTAAAATTGATGGCATTGATATATACAACCATGCTCATAAAAATAATGATGGAATCGATATGGACTCAAGCAAGGATGCAGTAATTACAAATTGTAATATAGATACTGGTGATGATGCAATCTGCTTTAAAACAACCAGTCCGATTGCGACCGAAAATATTACAGTTAGCGATTGTCGTTTGAAAAGTGATTGGGGAACCATCAAGTTTGGAACCGAATCCATGGGCGATTTTCGCAATATCACGATAAAAAATTGTTACATCCACGAGACTCGCGGTGGCGGAATTAAAATTTTAAGTGTAGATGGTTCTAATATCAGTAATATTAGAATTGACAGTATTCAGATGGAGAAAGTGGATATGCCAATTTTTATTCGATTGGGTGAACGACTTCGTACCTATCGCGATGCTCCAAAGCAAAAGGTTGGAAGCATTACGGATGTGTTTATCAGTAATGTGGATGCTACCACATGGAATTTGGAAGAATCGAGAGTTTCTCCTCCTTCGGGAATTTTAATGACAGGCACAGCAAACCATAAAATTGGAACTGTGAAATTGGAGAATATTCATATTCATTTGCCTGGTGGCGGATTAAAGGAACACAGCCAGGTGATTGTGCCTGAGGCTGAAACGAAGTATCCTGAATTTAGTTTTTTTGGTGTGCTTCCTAGTTATGGTATCATGGGGCGCCACATCCAATCTCTTCAAGCAAAAAATCTACAAATAAATATAGAAACAAAAGATTTTAGAAAGCCTGTGTTGATGGAAGATGTGGTAAATCAGGATGTGGAAAATGTCAAAATTAATGGTGAAAAGTATCAAATTCAATAA
- a CDS encoding alpha-L-fucosidase: protein MKKITIPVLLLMVAVLISCSQKTTEKKQKSFENNWASLRNHQTPEWLADAKFGIYCHWGIQTLSYQKENENLSKDELIPLFKGEKFDGDEWAKMFETAGAKFGGVIGWHGSDYKHWDSQYSDYNSFKMSPHIDIVGEVSKAVKKRGMKFLVSYHSIKDADWIDYAKEGVDKYDPDIFWVDASFGGTKGANHEKTLRKSKYIGESEKPSQVFNEKYQRSFITYFYNKAIEREKAVEFVYKSNDIPPCVGMRDFENGILNETSYDVWMTDMDMSLPPDWATHGWFYREGVPLRSANTMVDMLMDVVSKNGVLLLNIPPLADGSFPKEVRDNLTKMGDWLKKNGEAVYNTSPWFIYGEGPTEIPEGNYTFHHNNHFGQISYSKEDIRFTVNGDYLYATCLGKPDGNLMIKALNSAFKLRKGDIRSVEHLGSGKSVEFDHNEKGLDLKLDNIALDEMANAFKIELNFDL from the coding sequence ATGAAAAAGATCACAATCCCCGTATTATTACTAATGGTAGCTGTGCTAATTTCTTGCAGTCAGAAGACAACTGAAAAAAAGCAGAAAAGCTTTGAAAACAATTGGGCATCGCTTCGAAATCATCAAACGCCGGAATGGTTAGCTGATGCAAAGTTTGGAATTTATTGCCACTGGGGAATTCAAACGCTTTCTTACCAAAAAGAAAACGAGAATCTCTCGAAGGATGAATTGATTCCCTTGTTTAAAGGTGAAAAATTCGATGGTGATGAATGGGCTAAAATGTTTGAAACAGCTGGGGCAAAGTTTGGCGGTGTTATTGGTTGGCACGGAAGTGATTACAAGCATTGGGATAGTCAGTATTCAGATTATAATTCTTTTAAAATGAGTCCTCATATTGATATTGTTGGCGAGGTATCAAAGGCTGTAAAGAAACGAGGCATGAAATTTTTAGTTTCTTATCATTCTATTAAAGATGCTGATTGGATTGATTATGCAAAAGAGGGAGTTGATAAGTATGATCCGGATATTTTTTGGGTAGATGCGAGTTTTGGAGGAACCAAAGGTGCGAATCATGAAAAAACCTTACGGAAATCGAAATACATTGGAGAATCAGAGAAGCCAAGTCAAGTTTTTAATGAGAAATATCAGCGTAGCTTTATTACCTATTTTTATAACAAAGCAATAGAACGCGAGAAGGCAGTTGAGTTCGTGTATAAATCGAATGATATTCCACCCTGTGTTGGAATGCGCGATTTTGAAAACGGCATTCTAAACGAAACATCATATGATGTTTGGATGACGGATATGGATATGAGCCTTCCTCCTGATTGGGCTACTCATGGTTGGTTTTATCGGGAAGGTGTACCTCTTCGATCGGCAAATACAATGGTTGATATGTTGATGGATGTAGTCAGTAAAAATGGGGTTTTACTTTTGAATATTCCTCCATTGGCGGATGGAAGCTTTCCTAAAGAAGTAAGAGATAATCTCACAAAAATGGGCGATTGGTTGAAGAAGAATGGCGAAGCCGTTTACAATACATCTCCTTGGTTTATTTATGGGGAAGGACCAACTGAAATTCCTGAAGGAAATTATACTTTTCATCACAACAATCACTTTGGACAGATTTCATATTCGAAAGAGGATATCCGATTTACGGTAAATGGTGATTATTTATATGCAACATGTTTGGGTAAACCCGATGGAAACTTAATGATTAAAGCATTGAATTCGGCATTTAAACTTCGTAAAGGTGATATCCGTTCTGTAGAGCATTTGGGATCAGGGAAATCGGTAGAATTCGATCATAACGAAAAGGGTTTAGACTTAAAACTCGATAATATTGCTCTGGACGAGATGGCTAATGCCTTTAAAATTGAACTGAATTTTGATTTGTAA
- a CDS encoding LamG domain-containing protein gives MKIWSAFLFIFFILTDIYAQSYEKGLFFSDDLSVLAQQSEVNLEAFLQDEVRAEVARFKESKDVFGVANQRDTAITVAFWFKPKNIDIHPGTLIGEDSVFYFRYLPNRGIQFNHYLKQDLNTAGVLTNDEWQHLGFSLQKDGRLAIYLNGESILNDQISPLWWQKKGKIVVGKDRYNVDAEGCIDDLKIWNRALSPAEMKKVFRETRLIPDLSYKLESYMPLKGDFSDLAKNPKKLVESSHVKFVTDSLKGLVADFQNKDSRIETSGFSFDNQLTIAVWAKPTDKDWVMALAGNRDFSMRYIINQGRLWFNIPMVYSCQADKRIGYPQEWVHLAIAVNYNHKIEFFINGQLVDSKSISGKAGREESLMIGQSIWKNTFNGQLSQFAIWDRALSEFEIKEVYNGKLDVALRSSSQNSYSTYIAVIAIVLLFVIFFLWKLTQNRLKKLRDEPQNEDAGHNIPQKNAFCFFETFQAFDRKGTNISHDFTPTLIRLFALILLYPRIYNRKISSQELSDILWENDDVAQKKNNRGTNVHRLRTLFKQFDGLSLVYSNKEWEIDIPDHVFVDLFYLKDNLPVKGFDFPFKSMHLCKPLKNECFDSIVRLINDQYIDLLKSYCCIAFSQKEWKPLEKFASLWISIDPLTEEALSYLVTALVNSQQKQKALNTYNRFATNYKSMLNEDFKLSFELCILPNS, from the coding sequence ATGAAAATCTGGTCTGCTTTTCTCTTCATATTTTTTATTCTTACTGATATTTATGCACAATCTTACGAGAAAGGTTTATTCTTCTCAGATGATTTAAGTGTGTTAGCACAGCAATCTGAAGTGAATTTGGAAGCTTTCTTGCAAGATGAAGTTCGAGCTGAAGTTGCTAGGTTTAAAGAGAGTAAAGATGTATTTGGAGTGGCTAATCAGAGAGATACAGCGATAACTGTGGCTTTTTGGTTTAAACCTAAAAATATTGATATTCATCCAGGGACCCTTATTGGTGAAGATTCCGTTTTTTATTTTCGTTACCTGCCCAATCGGGGAATTCAATTTAATCATTACTTAAAACAAGACTTGAATACTGCAGGTGTGTTAACTAATGATGAGTGGCAACACCTTGGCTTTAGTTTGCAAAAAGATGGGCGTTTAGCTATTTACCTGAATGGGGAGAGTATCTTGAATGATCAGATTTCTCCTTTGTGGTGGCAAAAAAAAGGAAAAATTGTTGTTGGTAAAGACAGGTACAATGTTGATGCAGAAGGATGCATTGATGACCTGAAAATATGGAATCGTGCTCTGTCCCCTGCCGAAATGAAGAAGGTGTTTCGAGAGACCAGATTGATACCAGATTTGTCCTACAAGTTGGAATCTTATATGCCTCTGAAAGGTGATTTTTCAGACTTAGCAAAGAATCCTAAAAAGTTGGTGGAGAGTTCGCATGTGAAATTTGTGACTGATAGTTTAAAAGGACTTGTTGCAGATTTTCAGAATAAAGATTCTCGTATTGAAACATCAGGATTTTCATTTGATAATCAATTAACAATTGCAGTTTGGGCAAAACCTACTGATAAAGATTGGGTGATGGCTCTTGCGGGGAATCGCGATTTTAGTATGCGATATATCATTAATCAAGGTCGTTTGTGGTTTAATATTCCAATGGTGTATAGCTGTCAGGCAGATAAACGAATTGGTTATCCTCAAGAATGGGTGCATTTGGCTATTGCCGTAAATTACAATCACAAAATAGAATTCTTCATCAATGGACAATTGGTCGATAGTAAAAGTATTTCTGGAAAAGCGGGTAGGGAAGAATCTCTAATGATAGGGCAGAGCATTTGGAAGAATACGTTTAATGGACAATTATCGCAGTTTGCTATTTGGGACCGGGCTCTTTCCGAGTTTGAAATTAAGGAGGTATATAATGGGAAACTGGATGTGGCTCTTCGATCAAGCTCCCAAAATTCCTATTCAACTTATATCGCAGTTATTGCAATTGTCTTACTTTTTGTGATTTTCTTTTTGTGGAAACTAACACAAAATAGATTAAAAAAGCTTCGTGATGAACCTCAAAATGAAGATGCCGGTCACAATATTCCACAAAAAAATGCATTCTGTTTTTTCGAGACATTTCAAGCTTTTGATAGGAAAGGAACAAATATATCTCATGACTTTACGCCGACCTTAATTCGCTTGTTTGCCTTGATTCTGTTATATCCTAGAATTTATAATCGAAAAATTAGTTCGCAGGAACTATCGGATATCCTTTGGGAAAATGATGATGTGGCACAAAAGAAAAACAACAGAGGTACAAATGTTCACCGTCTGCGAACTTTGTTTAAGCAGTTTGATGGATTATCTCTTGTTTATAGCAACAAAGAATGGGAGATTGATATTCCTGATCATGTGTTTGTTGATCTCTTTTATTTGAAAGATAATTTACCTGTAAAGGGGTTTGATTTTCCTTTTAAAAGTATGCACTTATGTAAGCCATTGAAAAATGAGTGTTTTGATTCAATCGTTCGGTTAATTAACGATCAGTATATTGATCTGCTAAAGAGTTATTGTTGCATTGCTTTTTCTCAGAAAGAGTGGAAGCCTTTGGAAAAGTTTGCCTCACTTTGGATTTCGATAGATCCTCTAACCGAGGAGGCTCTTAGTTATTTGGTAACAGCTCTTGTTAACAGCCAGCAAAAGCAAAAGGCATTGAATACTTATAACCGTTTTGCGACCAACTACAAGAGTATGCTTAATGAAGATTTCAAACTAAGTTTTGAGCTTTGTATTTTGCCTAATTCGTAA
- a CDS encoding alpha-L-fucosidase C-terminal domain-containing protein yields the protein MTATNAIVRLGNFPDRNNRSKNVILIGSDEKIEWEQTGGELTVTFPKEKPCDFAYCLKIKRKKILKIK from the coding sequence TTGACAGCTACAAACGCTATAGTAAGATTAGGAAATTTCCCAGACCGTAATAATAGAAGTAAAAATGTAATCCTGATCGGTTCTGATGAAAAGATTGAATGGGAGCAAACAGGAGGGGAGCTAACAGTTACTTTTCCAAAGGAAAAACCTTGCGATTTTGCTTATTGTTTGAAAATTAAGAGAAAAAAAATATTGAAAATTAAATAA
- a CDS encoding sulfatase-like hydrolase/transferase, which produces MRQLKVYFFVALFLAIHLCSNAGNKKRPNVLFAISDDQTFAHTGFAGCTFVNTPAFDRIAGEGIYFSNCYAGSPGCAPSRSSIVTGRYPWQNEQSGQHASSWMKKYVPFVDELADNGYAVGRTGKGVDPFRYALSAKDSLWRVGNAGGTLHSEISYDESDDERFATGIKNMNYFEDFKYFLDSVRQDKPFFFWYGAKEPHRGYEKGSWKQRGKKLTDVQVPKFLPDNEIIRGDLLDYAVEIEWFDLHLQRMLEHLEKIGELENTIVIVTSDNGMPFPRAKANCYEYGAHVPLAIRYPKDFPGNRVVNAPASFINLAPTILEMCQTDAKNMQAITGKSMVKLLENKRKANENTAVFSGRERHTSARYQNWGYPQRVIRKGDYLLVWNVKPERWPAGAPQTYDTKDTTQLKEMYQGTVFADIDGSPSKSFLLNEIASGETNSFFRLACEKRDEFELFDLSVDESSVLNIIDNEANKEIADQLKRELIRELVRTNDPRVVGPDKEIFDSYKRYSKIRKFPRP; this is translated from the coding sequence ATGAGACAATTGAAAGTATATTTTTTTGTGGCCTTATTCCTTGCGATCCATCTGTGCAGTAATGCTGGGAATAAGAAGCGGCCTAATGTTTTATTTGCGATAAGCGATGATCAAACATTTGCTCACACTGGTTTTGCCGGATGCACTTTTGTAAATACACCTGCCTTTGATAGAATAGCTGGCGAGGGAATCTATTTTTCCAATTGTTACGCTGGTTCACCAGGCTGTGCTCCGTCACGTAGTTCGATCGTCACAGGTCGATATCCGTGGCAAAATGAGCAATCTGGGCAACACGCTTCATCCTGGATGAAAAAGTATGTGCCTTTTGTGGATGAATTAGCTGATAACGGTTATGCTGTTGGCCGAACAGGAAAAGGAGTTGATCCTTTTCGGTATGCTCTGAGTGCAAAAGATTCGCTTTGGCGAGTGGGTAATGCCGGAGGAACTCTGCATAGTGAGATTTCTTACGATGAATCTGATGACGAGCGTTTTGCAACCGGCATAAAAAACATGAACTATTTCGAAGATTTCAAATATTTTTTGGATTCGGTGAGGCAGGATAAACCTTTTTTCTTTTGGTATGGAGCCAAAGAACCACATCGAGGGTATGAAAAGGGATCTTGGAAGCAGAGAGGCAAAAAACTAACGGATGTTCAAGTGCCTAAGTTTTTGCCTGATAATGAAATAATTCGTGGGGATTTGTTGGATTATGCGGTTGAAATTGAATGGTTTGATCTGCATTTGCAACGCATGTTAGAACATCTGGAAAAGATTGGAGAATTGGAAAATACCATTGTGATTGTAACCTCTGATAATGGAATGCCATTTCCTAGAGCGAAAGCAAATTGTTATGAATATGGTGCTCATGTCCCGTTGGCCATTCGTTATCCGAAAGACTTTCCAGGGAATCGGGTTGTGAATGCTCCTGCAAGCTTTATCAACCTTGCACCTACCATTTTGGAGATGTGCCAAACCGATGCCAAAAACATGCAGGCAATAACGGGTAAAAGCATGGTGAAACTGTTAGAAAACAAGAGAAAGGCGAATGAAAATACCGCTGTGTTTTCTGGAAGAGAACGTCATACATCAGCACGTTATCAAAATTGGGGTTACCCTCAAAGAGTGATTCGAAAAGGGGATTACTTATTGGTTTGGAATGTAAAACCCGAACGTTGGCCTGCTGGAGCTCCACAAACCTACGATACTAAGGATACGACTCAATTGAAGGAAATGTATCAGGGAACTGTTTTTGCAGATATCGATGGATCACCTTCAAAATCATTTTTATTGAATGAAATTGCAAGTGGTGAGACAAATTCATTTTTCAGATTGGCTTGTGAGAAACGTGATGAATTTGAATTGTTTGACCTTTCAGTAGATGAATCGAGCGTTTTGAATATTATCGATAACGAGGCTAATAAAGAAATTGCCGATCAATTAAAAAGAGAACTCATCCGCGAATTGGTTCGGACAAATGATCCTCGGGTAGTTGGCCCGGACAAGGAGATTTTTGACAGCTACAAACGCTATAGTAAGATTAGGAAATTTCCCAGACCGTAA
- a CDS encoding arylsulfatase, whose protein sequence is MLFSKQILICLGLFTAIAVNAQTDRVEAERPNFVVIFADDLGYSDLGCYGGEIKTPNIDCLAYNGLRFSNFMTGSKCAPSRASLLTGLYPIETGCVGPPTQMENGITIAELLKRAGYRTLMSGKWHAKENPVKRGFDHFFGVTNGAFNYFKPGLKQIYMEDEKIFSPYKPENKDQFYTTDAFTDKAVKYLDDYKNDDDPFFLYVAYNAPHWPLQAWPEDIEKYKGKYLKGWDQIRNERYERQKEMGIVPKEWSLPMRDTLVQAWEDYQNKDAADLTMATYAAMIDRLDQNVGRILAKLKETGKDKNTIVIFLSDNGACAEGHMWDGKDAKTKPGGKTSQAKLGVEWAHASNTPFRKYKRSTFNGGQLSPFIIYWPEHISDKGKIVSDKGNIADLMPTFAELAGIKYPEGEVLKVKDESSLKSEWIIQPLSGKSLLPIIRNTDRTQREHFFGYFQGARMMISDDWKIVSDGGDAAILHLYNYPWELYDLKNDGTETKDLAGEYPNRVDSLDRIYRNWIDETDHLTGIKQHEYFQPRYTKEQREVATKMESDSILKKLLEDRRSIGLSIVEILKQQHVKMKTTLGMEKTPMSYFGFVESGRKYKDSNKELASLYSDWDKNKKLSRQHCTNAGSICLEVWNIQERIRVKTSSIEVN, encoded by the coding sequence ATGCTCTTTTCAAAACAGATTCTTATATGTCTAGGTCTATTTACAGCAATTGCCGTAAATGCTCAAACTGATCGTGTTGAGGCTGAAAGGCCAAACTTTGTTGTGATTTTTGCGGATGACTTGGGCTATTCAGATTTGGGTTGTTATGGAGGTGAAATTAAAACTCCAAACATCGACTGTTTGGCATATAATGGATTGAGGTTTTCCAATTTTATGACAGGTTCAAAATGCGCTCCTTCAAGAGCTTCCTTATTAACTGGCTTATATCCAATCGAAACTGGCTGTGTGGGACCTCCTACACAAATGGAAAATGGAATTACCATTGCCGAATTACTAAAACGAGCTGGATACAGAACATTGATGTCTGGAAAATGGCATGCAAAAGAGAATCCTGTGAAGCGTGGTTTCGATCATTTCTTTGGAGTGACTAATGGTGCTTTTAACTATTTTAAACCTGGACTGAAGCAAATATATATGGAAGATGAAAAAATATTTTCACCATATAAACCTGAAAATAAGGATCAGTTTTATACTACAGATGCTTTTACGGATAAAGCTGTCAAATACTTAGATGATTATAAAAATGATGATGATCCATTTTTCTTGTATGTCGCCTACAATGCTCCGCACTGGCCACTTCAGGCTTGGCCTGAAGATATAGAGAAATACAAAGGGAAGTATTTAAAAGGATGGGATCAAATTCGGAATGAAAGGTATGAGCGACAAAAAGAGATGGGGATTGTTCCAAAAGAATGGTCGCTGCCAATGCGAGATACACTCGTACAGGCATGGGAAGATTACCAAAATAAGGATGCCGCTGATTTAACGATGGCGACCTATGCCGCAATGATAGATCGCCTGGATCAGAATGTGGGACGCATATTGGCAAAGCTGAAAGAAACCGGAAAGGATAAAAATACAATTGTAATTTTTTTATCGGACAATGGTGCTTGCGCTGAAGGACACATGTGGGATGGAAAGGATGCCAAAACAAAACCCGGAGGAAAAACTTCACAAGCTAAACTTGGCGTTGAATGGGCACATGCATCTAATACGCCATTTCGGAAATACAAACGTTCAACATTTAATGGCGGTCAATTGAGTCCATTTATTATTTATTGGCCTGAACATATCTCTGATAAAGGGAAGATTGTAAGTGATAAAGGAAACATAGCCGACCTGATGCCTACATTCGCGGAACTTGCAGGAATCAAATATCCGGAAGGGGAAGTTTTAAAAGTAAAAGATGAATCTTCTCTTAAATCAGAATGGATAATTCAACCACTTTCGGGCAAGAGCTTGCTTCCGATAATTAGAAATACCGATAGAACACAACGCGAGCATTTCTTCGGTTATTTTCAAGGAGCTAGAATGATGATCTCGGATGATTGGAAAATTGTTTCGGATGGTGGAGATGCTGCAATACTTCATTTATACAATTATCCATGGGAATTGTACGATTTAAAGAACGATGGAACGGAAACGAAAGATTTAGCAGGTGAATATCCCAATAGGGTAGATTCTTTGGATAGAATTTATCGAAACTGGATTGATGAGACGGATCATCTTACAGGAATAAAACAGCACGAATATTTTCAACCTCGTTACACAAAAGAACAAAGGGAGGTAGCAACGAAAATGGAATCAGATTCCATATTGAAGAAACTTCTTGAAGACAGACGAAGCATTGGTTTATCTATTGTAGAAATTCTCAAGCAACAACATGTAAAAATGAAAACGACTTTAGGGATGGAAAAAACACCAATGTCTTATTTTGGGTTTGTTGAAAGTGGTCGTAAATACAAAGACTCCAATAAGGAATTAGCAAGCCTTTATTCAGATTGGGATAAAAATAAAAAGCTTTCTCGTCAACACTGTACAAATGCTGGATCAATATGTCTGGAAGTTTGGAATATTCAGGAACGAATTCGAGTAAAAACATCATCTATTGAAGTAAACTAA